From the Phoenix dactylifera cultivar Barhee BC4 unplaced genomic scaffold, palm_55x_up_171113_PBpolish2nd_filt_p 001262F, whole genome shotgun sequence genome, the window GCGTATATATTTGGGTCTTAGACTTTTTGCATGCGAATTGGTTTGGAAATTAGTAGCAGCTAAAGATCATGTGTGCGGCTTTTGGAGCCCGGGGTTTGAGATTGATTTAAGAGTGTGGATGAGAGGTTGGACTTCTACTTACCTTATAATgctgttctttctttttaaggATTTGGATAGCTCGTTTTGAGCTTGACTTGTTACTGAAATAAACTGTTCTGGTGCGGGGGGACATGATTCCTGACGATGGTGTCTTGTTAGAGTACGCATCATAAGTGGGCAGATGAAGCGTTCATGAAATGGTATCAGGAGCAGACGTATATAAATTTGGAAACTTAAATATCTTGATTGAGTTAGATTCTTTGGGTTCTGGGGCTATCCTATTTGTCAAAATTTTGTCTTTCAGCTTTATTTCCCACTAACTCACCTCATAACTTATGGCTTGTCCTCTACTTGTATTAATTGGTGACCTGCATTGTGAAACCAACGAATGCTTGATATTATTTATTAGGTACTTTAAACTGCATCTCCTCCGCCAAATAAATTTCGTACTAGCATTTCAGCAGTTAGTCTTACGCAAAATTATCTTAAAAACTCTGTGCCAAGTCCATTTACCATCTTCAAAGGTTTCATGGGTAGCTCAAAACCAGATCTCAAGAGCAGAAACTTAGAACACAAACTCACACTCTTCCTGCAAAGATCAGCAACCTGAGAAGAGAACTCTTGTTATGAGCCTGTAGGACCCTTTTTACACAAAAGTTATAGATTTTGTGTTTAAGAATGGAACAGTATGCTGTTTGCTAGACTTCCTCATTCCATTGTATTTTTTAGTAATGGATTAAAGGGTTTGATattcatttctttttaaaacTAAAATATAGACAGATAAATCTTTCTGACCAATTAACGTGCTCTGTTTTTCCCCATAGATTCATACTACCTCCTATCTGTGTGCCACTTTATTGCCCGAGTACCTTTTTTTTACCTTTTAGATTAGATCATCGTGGTGATCACTTTGTGTATGTCTTGTGACAACTTTTCTTATGGTTATCATTTTTTCTGTAAATGTTGAATAAATATCCTGTGTTGAGAAGAAAGTGCCAAATTATTTAAGCCATCCAATATTAAATGATCGTTTGTTCTAAGTTTAAACCATTACAAGCCACCTCCTACTTAGATCTTGCTTTTTAGTTGTATTCTATGATTTAACTTGCACTCACATGAGAATTGTTGATATGTTGTAAGTAAATGCTGGATATCAAGGGACAATGTTAAGTTTGTCTAAGTGTCattctgtctttttttttctgcttgTACTTTTCGTGATGCAGCTACATGAAAAGTATGGTGACATCATAATTCCCATTTCTTGACTTGTTATCATGGATTCTTTATTTCTGCTTTCATCTGCCATAATTAACTGGTCACCACATCATTTTTGCCCCACATACTTTTGCTCAATGCAATTTTATTGATCATTAATTTATCTCAAATCATTCTGTTCATATTGTTTCACAGAGTTGACATCCTAGGGGTGGACTTGAGCAGGGAAGTATCTGCTAGCAGGACATCACCTGTCATATAATGCATCCATAATTTGTGGAAAATTTGTGTTTAtaaggtttgtttggtggaGGCTGGACTCTCTATGCCTGGGAATGAATTTACTGAAGAGGTCCACTACTTTGTTAAGGAAGACAACGCATCCCAGCATCATCCATCTGAAATTGGAAATGGAAGTTGGCCGAATTTCAATAGTAATTCACGGGCTGGAATTCAAAGCCAGAGTGTAATACCTCTGAATGTTAATTCAAGAAATTCCACTGTTCAGTCTATAGGTATGTGCCTATTAATTGTTCTCTTGAATTTGTCCTCCTTAGAATCAGATTCAGCATCCAATTGTTGCAGCTCTTAAACTTCAGTGACATTGCAGCCATATGGCATCTTGATGTTTTTTTAGTAAGTAGGCCATCTTTGATACAGTCTTAATTGTATGTACCTGTGTTTTCTCATGGGCTGTCTTTAAAATGAGTGGAAGaggagaaataaataaatatttcgcCCCTCCACAAAACATTCATGTTTAGTGGTTACAAAACCCATTTCTTCATATTGttgtaaaatatatttttttgtttggtttttTTTATCTTCAGATTCTGATAGGGCAAATATCAGGCTAACTTCTCAATTGTCTTTTGGTGTGAATATCACTCAGATAAATCCAATTCCAGATTTTGGTAACAGTCAACCTGGAAACCAACAGTTAGATTTGAAAGGATTTATGCATGGTTCTCAAGATATTCAAACAAGGCCCAACCAGGCAGAGTTTGTAGAGGATAATTCTTTTTCTGATAGGCACAATACTGCATTTAGAGGCGTAGCTACTTTTAGTGCACAGCAGGGTAATGCTCCTCTACACAGTTCGGGTCTTATAAGAAATTCAGAAACACCAGAGGTTGCCCAGGCTCCTGTTAATTTTGACTTTTGTAATAGTCAACAGCAGCTCATTAGGAGCCGCCACCTTGGAACATCACAACCTCATCTAAGGCAGCAGCTGGGTTTTAACAACATGCAGTTATGGCAACAGCAATTGATGTACAAGCAGCTACAAGAGCTTCAGAGACAGCAGCAACTTCAGCAGCTGGATCAAGGGGAAAGGCAGCAGAATCCACTTAGCCAGTTATCTGCTGCTGCGAAGCCAGCAGCGACCAATCAATTTCCGGCTCTTGCTAACGAAATGCCCGTCAATGATGCATCTAACTATGTGTGGTCAAATAACTTTGTGGGAGGTGAGTCCAAAATGCCTAGCAATTCTCAGATGTTTGTTGCTGGTAACATGAACTGGATACAACCCAGTGGCTCTCCTGCCATGCAAAATTTGACAAATGGTAGGATGTTTCCAAATGACCAAGGCCAAGCAATGCAGACCATGGGGTTTGTTCCACAGAAGCTTGACCAGTCTCTGTATGGTATGCCAGTCTCCAGCAGCAGAGCACAGATGAATCAATATTCTCAGTTCCAAGGGATGCCTAGTGATAGCACTGATGTGATGACTAAGGCAGGTGGGATCCAAGCAGAAAAGGTGTCAATTCATTCAGATCCGCTTAATTCTTTTCAAAGTAGTCGGGGTATTCCTGAACAAGCTTGTTTGCAGGATAATATTTCAATTTCTACACACAGCTTTCAGGAAAAACGTTTGTTTGGGAATGCTTCAGTGCAGAGGGTAAGTAGTGGTGCTGCATCAGGCAATCTTCAGCAAATGAATCATTTGCAGCGCGGTGTTCAGCTTCAGAATTTTCAAGGTACTCAGGAGCAAGCTGATTTGTCTGGTAACTTGCAGGAAAAACCAGCACAAGTAGGACTTTCTTCTGATGAGGCTAGTCTAGATCCAACAGAACAGAAGCTCTTATTTGGTACTGATGATGATGACAACTGGGGattttcttttggaaggaatGTTAACTCTTGCACGGGAGGCTATCTGCATGGAAATTCTTCGGACAATGATTATATTGGTGCATTTTCATCTGTCCAGAGTGGCAGTTGGAGTGCCCTTATGCAGGAGGCTGTCCAAGTTTCCAGTAGTGAGAAGGGACTTCAGGAAGAATGGAGTGGCTTGAGTTTCCACAAAACAGAATCCTCTACTAGAAACCATTCAACCGTATCTAATGACAATGGGAAGCCGCAAGTAACATGGGATGACAATAACCTGCAGAGTGCACCTTATTTATCTTCAAGACCTTTGCCTTTGTTTAACAATGCTGATGCAAGCACAAGCCATTCTACTGCCCCTGGTTTTCAGCATTCATTTACATCAGCATATGAACAAAATGACAGGGGTACCAGCTGAAGCTTCTTCCCATGAGTCCTTTCAGCAGTCAACTAGAGAAACACAGGACAAACAGTCTCTTCATAACCACAATCAGAAGCAATTTCTGGAGGGTGTCCTCCATGCACAAATGCAAACAAATAATGGTGTTGGGACTGGGCAAACACTTGGGCAGCTGGAGAACAATTCATGTTATGCAACAGTGGAGTCCAAATCGCATAACATGCAGGGTGTCTGGACTCACCAACAAAACATGCCTTTGTTGAATACTACTAGTCAATCAAGTAACAAGCCAAATAGCTGGAACATCACAGATTCACTTGGTAACAATGATGACACTAAGTATGGTGAGAGCAATAACGCAAACAGAATCATGGATGTCGAAAGGTGTTATGATGGCAGTATGTGGAAGGTTGGTGGAAATCAAGTGACTCCGATGGGTGGACTGGAGCCAATGAAATCTGATATTAGTAGTCCCCAGATGCAAAGTGACACTTCTTTCACGGGCAGTGTAGCTGCTGTTATGAATTCGGGTACTTTGAGAGTGAATCAGGAAATGAATCAGCATCTAGTTAATAGACATCAGATTGATCGTGGAAAACATGTTGCCCTTGATTCCTTTATAAATTCTGCAAGTAATGTAAATGCGGAAGGAAACCAGTATAATAAAAGCAGCAGATCACAAGCGTGGGAATCAACCATAAATAACACCGGAAAAGAATTGGTCGAAACCTATGACAGCAAGCACGAGCATCCAAAAACAGTTTCCAATGAAGAATATATGTCAAACCATTTAAATTTTGGGCAGCATAGCAGTGGTGGAGGTGCTGCAAGAGAGAGCTCCTTGTTAACTGAAAATGACACCCGTGCTTTGGTTAGTGGCAGCCAAAAATCATTTAGTCACTCTGAGCAACGAACTCCTGGTTCCCACAGGCTTCAATATCACCAAATGGGAAGTATGGGGATCAATGTCCAACCTTCTATCCTTCAGTTGCAGGCATCATATCCTCAGGGTCTGCCTCAGTCAGTCATCCGAGGATCAAATCATGAGCAAAGATATATTGGGTACTCACAGTTTGCTGGCCCAGTTGTTTCGAACAATGTTATTGGTATGGCAAAGGTACTGATGCATTTTATGTGCGAGTTGATTTTATCACTGATGATACTTCGTCAAACCTCTTTATTTCAGGAGGTGTTAATGATACTTTTTCATTTACAGGGAAACTTTGCTAGTGtacagaaaaattcaaaaggagCCGAGGACATACAATCTAGAGCTACTGTACCTAGATATGACTCAACTGGATCTAATTCCTTCGGTGGATCAGCTGCTCTAAATTCCCAGAATAAAGGAATTGGTCAAACAAGGTAAGTGGTAGTAGCTAGAGATATTGCTACTTAACCCAATTACCTTGTTATGATCTTTTCACTTGAACCTCATTCCAGATGTCTACATGCATAAATCTTATTATTGACATTGAACAATGCTCCACTTGTTTTACTCTTTTGTTGCACATTCGATAAACGTACAATGGCCAGGAGAATGCTTCAGATCTCACTGATAATTTTATATGAAAACTTCCATTATGTCATTTGTACATGACTTAGCATCCTTTATGCTTTTCACTTATTGCATTTCCCAATATTTTGGGATAAGCAATTTATCATTGCCATGCATAATGATTAGAGCCCGTTTCTGGCTTTGGTATTGGCCATTCCTCACACTGCATATCTTTCTAAATGCAGTCAGGAAATGCTTGAGCTTCTTCACAAGGTGGACCAGTCAAGGGATGGCAAAGCTATTGCTGCATCTGATGTACCCGAAGCAGCTGCTTCTGATATCTGTGCTTCTCATCCTCAAGTTATTCAGTCTTCTGCCTCGCAAGGTTTTGGATTACGATTGGCCCCACCATCACAACGGCAGCCAGTTTCAAACCAGCCTTCTCAGACTTCCTTACGTGATTTTAGTAGTAGGCAACTTGACCATGTGAGAGGGACTAAGGATCGAACATGGTTAGCTTCTACAGCTTCAGTTCGACCTCTGCCTCATGAAGCATCTCAAATAGAAAATTGGGACACTAGGTGCAGTGTATCTGGACAGACATGCATGGAAACATCAACATCGTATAGTCAGGTCAACTCACCGGCAGCAGCTGCTTCAGATCTTTCTCAAACGGGAATTCAGTTCCAACAGCAGGAGCAGCAACACCACATATCTGGAGCATCTGGAAATAAAACAGTGGGGCAATCTGCAAATTTTTCTCTTGGCAATCAAGCTAATGTAAATTCATTTGCTAAAAATGTTCCTCTTCTTGGACAGCCACGTGAATCACATGACAGAGCTATGGCTGATCGATCTTTCCAGACATCAGTGCCTAATCTGGCTGGAAGAATTCCATCTTCCAGGCTTTCTTCCTCTGCTGATACTCATGCACCTGCTGCTTCATCATTTTATTCAGCACAGACAGATCATTCCCAACCAATGGATGCAGGCTTTTCTCGTACTAGAAGTTCAGGCCAGCCACTCCCTGTAGTAGAACCTGGATCAGGGTCACAACCTTCTACATCAGGGATGCCTCAGCAAGCTGGCTTCTCAAAAATGTCGCATCATGTATGGACAAATGTACCAGCTCAACATCTAGCTGGTGTCCAGCCTCACAATCTTACTTCTGCTATATTTCAGTCCATGAGTTTATCAAATAATAGGCATACTGGATTGTGGGGCCTGCAGAAGGTGGATGATCAAAAACATAGGGGAGAAAATGTTCCATCTGAGTCTGGTACATGTTATGTCAAATCACAACAAGCCACTGAAGGAGAGGAACATGCAGTCATGGATGGTTCCTTGCAACAAGTACCTTGCGAGAGGGTGGATGTTGCTACTAAGGCAGGCGATGTATCTCAAGGGCAAGAACCAACACAAAAGCATCTGTTAGAAGGAAGTTCTGCTGTTTCCATTTCATCCTTGGTCCGTCTGCATCAGCAAGATGCCAGCAAGGGAAAACATGGGCAGGACTCAGCACATAACCTACAGACAGTATGTGTTCCTCACGCAAATGCTGCTTCTTCTAGCAGTGATGTTGGGTTGCATGGGCGCACTTCAAAACCTTCAGAAGTTCAACAGCAAACTTACTCTCTACTGCATCAGATGCAAGCCATGAAGGGTGCTGATTCTGATCCAAGCAAGAGGGTTGGGAAAAGGCTTAAAGGGGCAGATTTTGGTTCTGATGCTTTACAGATGGACTGGAAAGCAGGTCAAGGCATTGTTTGTGGACAGAATGCGGTCTTCAGGGTTCCTGCAGATAATGAATTGGGTGCAGCTTCACACAGTTCCTTCTCATCAGATGTCAAAATGCTAAGCTTTGCTTCAAGGGATAATGAAGAGAGAAGTGCGAGCGCATGTTCCCAGCTCCCCGGTAGAGAAGCTTCTTCTCAGGATGTACGTGTTGTGGGATGTCATGATCTTCAAACTCACATGCACTCTCTTACTAAATGTTCTCCATCAGATTTAATAGGGGGAAGCGAGCGCCCACAGATTAGTCCTCAGATGGCTTCCTCCTGGTTTGAACAGTATGGAACCTACAAAAATGGTCAGATTCTTGCAATGTATGATGGCCAGAGGAGTGTGAAACCTGCCACGCAGCAGTATTATTTCCCAAAAGTTTCTGGGAGCATGGATAGTGGTACTGAAGTGGCTCAAAGAATGGATACAAGTCAGGTTGGCGATCTTGGGCGAAGCACATTAGCCACAACTGTAGCTGCCAGTGAATCTTCTCCTAGTTGCCTGCCTTCTAATGTCATGGACCATGATATGGTTCCAAGACTGAAGAAGCGTAAAAGTGCAACATCAGAGCTTCTACCATGGCATAAAGAGGTTGCACAAGGTTCACGAAGGCTGCAAACTATCAGGTGGTACTTTCCATCAGTGTCAACTTTGTCTGATAAGCACTACTACTTCTGTCTACTTTTTGGAACAGAAAAGGCAGATGCTTTATTGGAATGTTGGCgtacttcattttcttttttccattctCGGGAGCAATGTGATTTCTTTGCGATCTTTCTAACAAACaaattttttaaattgtctACAGCATGGCAGAGCTGCATTGGGCTCAAGCTTCTAATAGGTTAACTGAAAAGGTTTGTgaattgtccattttgatagcTGTTAGTTCCTATTTTTGAATTGTATTCTTTACATGGCTTAGTTTTTGATTATAGGTGGAGGATGAAGCTGAAATGTTAGAGGATGGTTTGCCAGTGCCTCAACCAAGAAGAAGACTAATCCTTACAACTCAGCTAATGCAGCAGCTTCTTCCGGCCATACCTGCTGCAATTCTTAAAGCAGAGTCCCCTTCAGCTTATGAAAGTGTGACATACTGTGTTGCTAAATCAGCACTAGGAGATGCATGCAGCTTGATTGCTTCCTCAGGATGTGATTCTTGTGTGCAGTTAGACAAGGAAAAGATGTAAGGATGTCGATGCCCTTTAGAAAATGAACGAAGTAGTATGATTTCTAGATGCTaaattgctttagctaacatGCGAAGTACGGATAATATGCTCGTTTTAACTGCTCTTTTATTTGAAGAAATGTCATATGGATGCATTTATTTTCTACAGAAACCTTTGACAAAACCATGGTCATTAAAGGCAGTTATGTTTTCCCCTAATTTTACAGGATATCTGAAAAACATAGGACTTCGGAGAAAGTGGGAGACAGCATTTACTCAAAAGTTGTAGAGAACTTTATTGGAAGATCGAAGAGGCTGGAAAGTGAATTCTTAAGGTATGAACAATTTTCAGTGGTTTCTTATGGAaaattctctcttttccttcctgCTGTCATGTTGATGTGCTTTGTTATGATTGTACTAATGACTCCTGTGCATATGCTACCACCTTCTTTTGTGACTAATATACGTAAATATGTGTTTGATTCAATCATTTACCTGGCTTCAGTTATTTGGAAGGTTAGTATTAGCTTTGCTGCTATGATATCTGTGTAATTAGATCAGTCTTCCTGTATTCGTCAGTCGAACATCAGTAAATCTCCATATATATGAGATCCTAGTATATTGTATTATAGACTCCTTGTgcatcttttttccttttttttgatgaCTTGCACTTTGATCAATAATCAATATGCTATGACAATTTTTTTATCCTTTTGACAAAATTGCTTGTTAGTTGGTTATAATCAAATTTCCCTTTTAACATGGGTCTATGTTCTGTTCATTATGGACACTTACTGCTTGGTATGTACAGCTTGTACCCCCTGTAATGTATGTGGGTGACTAATTACCAGGGTGTGTGCCTGTACCTCAGTATTTTAAACCCCTTGTTGTCTGGTTTGGTGTTACATTTAATTATTAGAGAGcttattttgtcttttttttaagTCTTGCCCTGACTATGTTCCTGGGAGAAAAACATTTTCGATGCAATTTTCCCAAGCATGTGGGTATGATTCCATTTTCTTCTGAAAACttaggaaatttttttttaactagtatCAAGTACTTGGATAATTGTTTGTATTTCTTTTTGAAATGgtttttaaaatctgaaagtagaTTGCTTAAACCCAAATTCAAACTAGGCAAGTTTTGTTAAAGCCGATCTTTTGCTTATGTGAAGAGGGAGAAGCCTAATTTCTTAAAGCAATTTCAAGGATGACCAATTATGATGTTTATGGATGGTGGTGACAGAGAATATAATTAAAGTTTTGATTACATGATTTGAAGATGATTCAGAAGGATCTTTAGACTCGATGTGGACCACTTTGACTACTAGGAGAAGGGGTGATCAGGGTTTAAGAGCGAGATGCGCCGCATCGTGAAGCCGAGTCACAAACCAAACTTTCGAAGGCGATAACTTGGTTATACGATGCttgattaaaataattttttttttgaaattaggtAGTTTTTTAAGATGAATAACTTTGGGCCAACCTCCTAGGAGGTTGAATCGGGACAATTTTATCTTTTAGCTCTAAAACGGGCTGGTCGAACCGAAAGATTTTTTGGGTAAGACTTCGATTGGGCGTCGTTCTTTATCCGAAAAGAATCAGACGGAACAATAGAAGGTAGAGTTGATGTAGAGATTGAGATCTACTTCTTTAAGAAATTTAGCTTTTttagtatatttttaaattttagttttttctaaaatatttctattagTCATATCTATTTTAGAATACCTAGTTTTATTTGAACTAGGAGAGAAATCCAACTCATTGTG encodes:
- the LOC120108302 gene encoding uncharacterized protein LOC120108302 — protein: MPGNEFTEEVHYFVKEDNASQHHPSEIGNGSWPNFNSNSRAGIQSQSVIPLNVNSRNSTVQSIDSDRANIRLTSQLSFGVNITQINPIPDFGNSQPGNQQLDLKGFMHGSQDIQTRPNQAEFVEDNSFSDRHNTAFRGVATFSAQQGNAPLHSSGLIRNSETPEVAQAPVNFDFCNSQQQLIRSRHLGTSQPHLRQQLGFNNMQLWQQQLMYKQLQELQRQQQLQQLDQGERQQNPLSQLSAAAKPAATNQFPALANEMPVNDASNYVWSNNFVGGESKMPSNSQMFVAGNMNWIQPSGSPAMQNLTNGRMFPNDQGQAMQTMGFVPQKLDQSLYGMPVSSSRAQMNQYSQFQGMPSDSTDVMTKAGGIQAEKVSIHSDPLNSFQSSRGIPEQACLQDNISISTHSFQEKRLFGNASVQRVSSGAASGNLQQMNHLQRGVQLQNFQGTQEQADLSGNLQEKPAQVGLSSDEASLDPTEQKLLFGTDDDDNWGFSFGRNVNSCTGGYLHGNSSDNDYIGAFSSVQSGSWSALMQEAVQVSSSEKGLQEEWSGLSFHKTESSTRNHSTVSNDNGKPQVTWDDNNLQSAPYLSSRPLPLFNNADASTSHSTAPGFQHSFTSAYEQNDRGTS
- the LOC120108303 gene encoding uncharacterized protein LOC120108303; the encoded protein is MQTNNGVGTGQTLGQLENNSCYATVESKSHNMQGVWTHQQNMPLLNTTSQSSNKPNSWNITDSLGNNDDTKYGESNNANRIMDVERCYDGSMWKVGGNQVTPMGGLEPMKSDISSPQMQSDTSFTGSVAAVMNSGTLRVNQEMNQHLVNRHQIDRGKHVALDSFINSASNVNAEGNQYNKSSRSQAWESTINNTGKELVETYDSKHEHPKTVSNEEYMSNHLNFGQHSSGGGAARESSLLTENDTRALVSGSQKSFSHSEQRTPGSHRLQYHQMGSMGINVQPSILQLQASYPQGLPQSVIRGSNHEQRYIGYSQFAGPVVSNNVIGMAKGNFASVQKNSKGAEDIQSRATVPRYDSTGSNSFGGSAALNSQNKGIGQTSQEMLELLHKVDQSRDGKAIAASDVPEAAASDICASHPQVIQSSASQGFGLRLAPPSQRQPVSNQPSQTSLRDFSSRQLDHVRGTKDRTWLASTASVRPLPHEASQIENWDTRCSVSGQTCMETSTSYSQVNSPAAAASDLSQTGIQFQQQEQQHHISGASGNKTVGQSANFSLGNQANVNSFAKNVPLLGQPRESHDRAMADRSFQTSVPNLAGRIPSSRLSSSADTHAPAASSFYSAQTDHSQPMDAGFSRTRSSGQPLPVVEPGSGSQPSTSGMPQQAGFSKMSHHVWTNVPAQHLAGVQPHNLTSAIFQSMSLSNNRHTGLWGLQKVDDQKHRGENVPSESGTCYVKSQQATEGEEHAVMDGSLQQVPCERVDVATKAGDVSQGQEPTQKHLLEGSSAVSISSLVRLHQQDASKGKHGQDSAHNLQTVCVPHANAASSSSDVGLHGRTSKPSEVQQQTYSLLHQMQAMKGADSDPSKRVGKRLKGADFGSDALQMDWKAGQGIVCGQNAVFRVPADNELGAASHSSFSSDVKMLSFASRDNEERSASACSQLPGREASSQDVRVVGCHDLQTHMHSLTKCSPSDLIGGSERPQISPQMASSWFEQYGTYKNGQILAMYDGQRSVKPATQQYYFPKVSGSMDSGTEVAQRMDTSQVGDLGRSTLATTVAASESSPSCLPSNVMDHDMVPRLKKRKSATSELLPWHKEVAQGSRRLQTISMAELHWAQASNRLTEKVEDEAEMLEDGLPVPQPRRRLILTTQLMQQLLPAIPAAILKAESPSAYESVTYCVAKSALGDACSLIASSGCDSCVQLDKEKMISEKHRTSEKVGDSIYSKVVENFIGRSKRLESEFLRLDRRTSMLDVRLECQELERFSIVNRLGRFHGRSHTDGVESSSTSENAPRRTFPQRYVTALSMPGNLPEGVLCLSL